The segment AAGTAATGAAGACGTTCACGtggaaaattctttttcaatgGACAACATCCAACCGAACAGTGTAAGCATGCATATAAAGACCACACATGACTGCAAACTGACTGTCCAGTTCAAAAAAGCCCACATTTGCCTTACTTCTTTCTTAACAGTGAGCCCAAAAGTAGTCAGTAGTAGTGGTAGTATTCTAGCAGTCCCATGGGGACTGTAAATCTTTAAACAAGTCAAGGACATATCATATTTATCCCAGTCATCTATTTTTGTGCTACAAATATGAAATATACAtaaatagaaacaaacaaaaaagacaaaacaactgTATCTTCTGTTGCATCATCTTTATTAGAAGTAGCTGTGGTCTTTTTAATAAGTTTATAGAGTTTGGTTCACTGACTGGTCTTATATATTTTCCTCCGAAAATCTCTGAAAACTTATTATGCATATTTACTATATTAGCCTCACTGCACCCATTAAAATGTTACATTCAATCTATGGAAAAGTTCAACAATGATGCAGAAGTTGAACCCAGATGAAATTGAAttcaatgagatttttttaaggaGCCTAAGGattcatcaaaataaattattttgctatCAGCAACAGAGGATGCTGAGGCAATCAAGATATCTTGgtactactgaaaaaaaccagtgACAATGATCAACCATTGCCAGGCACTTACAGTGACTACAGCAGACTACATTCTCCAGAGGCAGATTCCACATGTTTTCaaaaatttgtttcttgtttcattttgttcttgtaAATGATTAGTTAATGCAATTTTAAGAAATCAGctattctgaattttaaaaattgttaacATATCATTTCATGCTATCAAGGGATAGTACTAGAAACTATGGACGTAGCACAAAAGAAGGGGAGACATGAGATCATCATCTCTACAAATGAAGCCACACATTCCACAGTCACGTACAGGCCAtcagttttttggttttttttggtaacaaTTTCTAGAATACATTTTTGCCTACTGATTCATGGAAAACTAACAACATGACAAATAAGTGAAACAATGGAATAGTCTTGATACCGAAACAAGATGAAATAAGTTTTGAATTTTAGGACCACATAAACCATGCAGTTGAAGCTGGTTTAAGTTAAACTGCCCTTTTATGCTATTCCTTTTGCTGTCCTTCCTGCTGGCATGTGTGCATGGTTGTCAGATGAATCGGGCCAGCATATGGATCTGACTGAATCGTTCTTTTCCCTGCATTACTTTTCAACTGCATCCAATTCCATGGTCTGATTAACTTCATAGCTTTGAATATTTGCACCATtgagagaacagagaaaacaggcCAAAAGGAGGGACTACTTGCAGTAAATGCTGCTGTCAGTATGAATTTACAGTAAACCATAGCCAGCACAGACCTGGCTCTAGATTCCCAGTCACTGATTGTTGGTACCACTTCTTGGGAACACTATTCTGGGATCTGGCTACCCCAGGTAAACTTGGCAGAAAATTCAAGTGTCTTCAGCGATTCACAAATCTCAGTTTCATTTCTATGTCTCTGACATAAATACACCAGGGACATGCAACAACCAAAGGAAGTACTTTGCAGCCCTTGTAGAGGCATTGCAAAACCACTTACACTAGAGTGATGGATTCTTATTTAAACATATGCCTGTATGGGATGAATGGTTCCCCTGAACTAAAGCCATTTTTATTGTTCATGGTAACAGATCTTTGAGAGTCTGCAGTACCTTTTTATCCTTATACTGTGGGTATATAAGAGAAAATGTCAGATACATCATACATTAAAGCATTTAATGATGCAGTTTTATAGAAGTAATCAGCATTATACAAAAAAAGTGCCTAAAATTTGCACACACATTAATTTTATGTATTATAGTAGTACATAGACATATTAATCCACTGAAATCTGAAATAGATAtgcaaatgtaaattaaaagGAACATATGCACTTATTTTAATTAGTGTTCAACTAAATTATAAATATGAGAAGGGGAGAAACAAAATACCatcaacagcattttcttctggagTCCTTTATAGCCCTTACATGACCATGGTCCATCACTGAATGCCTTAAAAGCTTCAACATACTGTTGCAATGTCCTGTAAAGTGCTACTGCTCCCGTTCTGCAGTTTGGAAACTGACTTACTTAGAGGTAAAGTAGTTTACAGAAGACTTATGAAGCATGGAAGAGACTTGACACAAAGTCTCAATTTCTGGTTCTAAGCACTCAAAGGTGCCTTCTGGAGAATGGGTGAGCTGTGACACAGAAAACCTGGCTCCTAATTGAGAAGTCAGTAGGAAAAAACCTGCTTAAACTTTGGATGCCATGTGTGACTTTAGGAACAGCTTTGGTAAATAGTGTGCAAATTTCAGTTGGTAGACAACACTTCTCATTTTGCCCCTGAGCAATgctacagagaaaaatctgaagtgtGCTTTATGTCCCCAGCCGAACAATATGCATAAACATCAGTTTGGATAGTGTGTGCTGatcttgaaattaattttcatttgtgattTATGTTAAGAGTTTCAACCCATATTAACAGATTGAAATTAATGAAGTTATGGTAGTTTGCACTACCTTGTTGTATCTTGTGATATGCTTTGTTCTGATTTTATACACAAAATACAATAGTACAGACAATAGTTCCTTTCCACTGCCTGGATAAAGATGTGTTAAAATAGATGGCTCAAACACTTCACAAAGTGTTGAATATAGGTAATATGTTTGTTCTTGGTCTGTTTTCTAGCAGTGGTACCTATAGTGATTTCTACAATAAGGATCTGTCTATTTGTCTCCAAATTGGACAATATCTTACGGATTCAGACAGAGAAGGTTTCAAGAACTTGGACAAAAATTTCAGAAAGCCCATTGGAATTCAAGTCCCATTTTCAAAAGTGACTTAGTGGCCTAaatcctgctgctgtgcagtgagATGTAGACTCCAAAGGCACAGAACCTTACCTTCCAGCTTCTATTAATTTCACAACCATATTGACCGTACCCCCTCTACTCAATGCTCACTGATCTAAGTGATCCATGACAGAGTCCTTGTGCAAAAGATTACAGTTAATGGTGATAATAAGGTGAAAAGCCTTAAAGCCCATTATCATTCCCCTtaactgttttgctttctaaatatatatacatattaattttctttgattttgttttatatacACCAAATGAATAGCTTTGGCTTCTTCCAAGGAGTGTCttcattcttcccttttcagttttcagttacCAAAGATCAggttctgctttctgtgttgcATCTGCTTTGATGTTTATATTCCTCTGTCAAAGGGTTGGCTTCTACAGCCAGCTGTAAACAACTAGTCCTACTATTTGACCAGAATTTAACAAAGTTGGAGATTGAATTAAATTCTCCAAATTTTCTAAGTAAAGGAACAGCAGAGCTGATACTAGAGAGCACAATTTAGCACATATTTGAATAAAACCAAATGTCATTGTTTTCAATGGATGCATACAAGTGTTGCTTGGTGTACTTACAGTCTCAGCTTTGCCCCAAGTAGTATGTTTGATCACACTTTATGAGTAGCTAGTGGATAATACAGCAGACAAAGGGAATTCTTTTCCATTCCACTTGCCTCAACCTCTTCCATtagaaaaatgattttatttatttttttatgactcCTGACAAGAAAGTGCAGGTAATAGACTGCCTAAGCCTTTGGTAAATATTATTCTTTATCCCTAAGATGACTTCTtgaggattttatttatttaatttatagaAATGTAAATGCTAATGCATTGACAACCacacttttcctcttctgttacAAATTTCTTAGATTCACATTGCTGACCAGCTTCCTGTGTTTTAGAGAGTGTTTGCCTCTGTTATGCATTAGTGATTCGATACACAATGCCACTCATTTCTCTTCAGTCTACATTATCCAGGCCACTATGTCCCCAGTTATTTTCGCAGTACTACATTAAGTGCAAATAACAAAGGCAACTTTTCAGTTGCAATATTTGAATAGACTTACaaccaggaaaacagaaaatgtagtaTCCCTGTAGATATTTAATTTGTCTGTTATTTTTGCTCAATACATCGAGTCCACAAATGGACAAAAGAATCATTAGCTGCAGAACCATTAGCACCATGCATTACATACTTTTTTAGGCATACAttgttttactgtttgttttaataCCAGAGCCGTTACCAGTTACATTCAGATGTTCTCATTCAGATGATCCCAGCAATAGGTGGCATCATCAGTCCATGTCCTAGTCGACTCATGCAGTGAGACTGGCAGAAATGTTCCTGATGCTGGGTAAAAATTTTAACTACTGCATagcatatttaaaatagatACTAACAAAtgaattattcatttaaaacaCCCAGCGAGACCCACGCAACATAAGGAAAGTGAGGTTTAATTAGCTCATATGAAAATTCTCATAATAACAAATGccttcaaaagtaattttaaatggaattcTCACCAAACGAATGTCAAGATTCAAATgtctatttttaatgtttttcttccagtcacaCAATTGTGCTGGCCCTAGAGTAAACAGTAAAACACATTTACCTGACCTGAGTTATCCCACTGGAATAATTTGCACGAATAAAGTTTAGCACATGTGAAGGGCTGCAGACTTTTAGGTcaaaagcatggaaaatttccagcatcagaaacaaaagaatgtgttcatggaataaaaaaatgggaaatgtttTATCGTTTTAAGTAAATAGAGACACACCTAGTTCTGTATAGGATAGAGATATGAgtctaaaaacatttttttagaCTGTGCCCAAGCCCCAGGAGAGATTTACCTTGTAAAGTTCCCTACATTTCTGCTTGCCTAATTGTCTAAGTTCAACACATTGTGGGAATACACAGTTTCTGTCTGGCTCATGTGCCAAGGTCCCCATTTTGCAGAGTGAAACATAGGATGTAGGCAATAAGGGGTAATGGGATGATAAATACTCCAGTAGTTGTTCTATAACACTGAGATTTAACAAAGGAACAAACATGGCTgtgggaagcagaaagcatTCCTGGGTTCTGTGgtgtaataatttatttactttttgtgGTTATCTGGGGCAATGATTTATGATTGCTTTTGCCTCTGAAAGAATTATGATTAAGGCAGCAAAGCCATAGGAATTTAAAAGCAGGCAGtcagaagaaaatgagtgaAATACCAGAACACTGAATAGATTAAAGTGTAAAATTAATGTTTCCATCTTCTGTCTTAGAAAAGGTCCAAATTGCATCAAGTATCCCATACTTCtgaagtagaaatgaaaaatgaaaaagaaacatctatGGAAACCATGAAAATAGAGCAAGAATGTGAACATTTCATGGCCTTGAGCATATTTACATACATAGACAGGAAATGAGCATATTTGATCTACAGTCTGGAAGTCATGCTTGTTTGATTAGTTTGTGTATTAGCTTCCCAACCACATCTGATCTTTTTTATCCTCTTCCTAAAACATGGGAGGAGCAGTACACATTTGCAAAGCAGAACTACAATAGGAAGAAACACTGCTACCATAAATGAAGGTGGGGTATACCAGATAAATTGGTTCACATCAACCCACTTATTCCAAGCAAACACCAGGGCATGAACGGTGCATAGCAGAAGAGCTAGATATCCCATCTTGCtctgaaaagacaaagaaaatagtaagctatttatattttctaacTTAGCAAAAAGAGTACTCTGTAATCAAATATGAAAACCAGAAGTCCTAACCAACACATTTAAGTCAAAGAAAAGAGACCATTTGctttgaattaaaatttaagaaCTGTAATTGAAGAATCCAGCTGCACCCCTCTATGCCActgtaaaggaaaacagataagACACATTTTTCAAGTATTGCTGTGATACTTCCAGCTAATACACGGAAGAGATTACAGATTACAGGCTGTTCCTGGGTGAGTTCTCAATATCTCAATTTATAGATGCCACCTGTATCctaaattgctttatttctgtgatgAATTATTATGCATCCAAAAGCAGATTTATGAATGGCTTAattatttgtaaagaaaaaccTTAAGGTcaattaaaatcagaaactCCATTAAGTCTATGAGTAGTACTACGACAAAAGCCATTGCACAACTACAGGAAACTGAAATCCCTCATTCTACTTACACTGATAAGTTTGGCTTAGGATGTGGAATTTGAGAGTGAAGGACATGTTATGCTAGAGTTAGTAGCAATTTTGAGTTTCTTGTTGCATAACAAAATGGAATTACTCATAAGTAAAGTCAAACACTACTGTTCAACTGCTAAATGGACAGAATCTGATTTTTGAGGATATTGTTTATAAAATGAATCCAATATAGTAGTAttgttcttctgtgtttcttcacTGTACTAATTTAATACTGAAATCAGTCATGCACTCAGAGACTCCCTGTAGAGCTGAAAACTTTTCTTACAAACTATGCACTTTGTAGAGTGGGCAGAATATCAAATTACTAATTGTAGGAAGATAGACATTTCAAGTCTGTTTCTTAAATTCAGATCAAATTTTCAAATGCCAGGTACTTAATAGGTTATTGAGTTTTCAGATTTTGGGTTTGGTGGGACCTAATTCAACACTTGCTTAACTCTAGTGTGATCATATTGATGTCAGCAGAACCATCCCTGATTATTACAGAATAATATGATTCTGTAAGCGTATGATACAGAACTAATAGCAAACCAGATACTTAGATGAACAAAACAAGCACATCTGTAGCAAACTCAGGCCTGGCTGGATTTGATTATGCACCTGTTCTAAAACGTCTTGTTTTCATAATACATCTTTTTGTAAGGGTTATGAAGGTAACAATGCTGCAGATGGAAAAGCTTTGTATGTATTACTGGGCAGAAGTCTTCCCCTGGACTTTCCAGCCACCTGGTACCACTCAGGCAGTGAAGAATTGCCAAAACAGCTCCAAGGAAGCAATAAGGAATTCTTCTTATGTACTGTGTTgtgcaaatcatagaatcatagaatcactaggttggaaaagacctcttacatcattgagtccaatcattcctatgGGAACAGTGTTGGCTCGTTCAATACCATGTACTCCCAGTTCAGGAGGACAGAAGGCATTCCTGAAACTCAAGATTCAGAAGATGATTGAAATGCCTTAAGCACCAGAGGTCTTTGACCTAAGTACAGGTCCCGAAAAGACAACTGCTGCAGGTCATGAagtcaaaggaggaaaaagttgTTTGGAGTTGTCTTTCTTTCCACTCTGTATCCTTAATGTGACAGCCTTTTctcttaataaaataacaaatgaaacCAATGTTTCTTGCAAATCAATTAACAAAGCATATGGAACAAACTTTTAGATTAATTTTACTAACTCCTCTGTGTTTGATATTTCTAACTCCTAATGGTCTTAGCAGACAAAATACAGTCTTACATATGAGGACTAATGACATGCAATAATGAAGTTTATGCGTACCTGAATGTAGTGGAACTCTCTCCAGGTCAAAGCGTGACTGACAGATGGGATTGACGTTATTGCCAACAAGGCCAGCAAAGCAAGTCCCAGAATTCCTAGAGACACATAAATCTCCATTCTCCAAACATCATGTTCAATccaggcattttcttttttttgtttgaccTGCCAAAATAACACCATATTTAAAATGACAGACTGGCACACTCAGCTGTTTGTTTGAAATACAGCTACTTTCACCATAATATTCAGGAAATAAGCCAAGGaacacaatatttttgtttgtttgaatgTCTCTGGATGTAACTGCTATTAATTTCTGATGACAGACTCCACCAGTATCTGCAAAGCAGAGGTGGACTTTAAGGGAGAATAATTTAAACTTCATCAGCATCTTGGCCCAGGAAGGACTAGTTCTAATGACTGTTAGCATGCCTTCACAGCAGGAGAAATCTTAtcctttcacaaaaaaaaaaaatccatctatGGCTAAATACTTCACCTGGGAGATTATAACAACAGGAAATATATTAACAGCACCATTTTAGACAGCTAACTCAGCCGGCACTTTTAATGAGAGTATCCTGCCAGGATAGTTGTTTagctctatttttttaaaacaacagcttACCACATTCAGCTGCACTGAATAAAATCATTGGTATGGCTAAAAAGGTTGTGATTTTAATTAACTGATGTCAAAGCTTCTCCTATTTACGGCTCATTTCTTCATCTTGTGGACTTGAATCTCAAGGAAATTTCTGGTAATCCATTCAAGTTAGATTACTGGTAAGATTActgatttcagtgttttgaataGGTAGTTTGACTGTTTACAAAATTCTTAAGAAGATGCTAGCATCATATtatgcttttaataaaactcTAGATTAgattttaaaggtaaaaaaaaaaaatggacatttGCAGTCTATACCTCTCATTGGAATATTCCTTATACTGCAGTACTCATGGCATTCAAGATAATATGCAAGTATTAGCAATCTGTAGTCACAGAGAATGTTAGAGAGCTTTGCAAGCCAATTATTGCCCGTGACTCAGAAGCATGATTGAAGTTCTATCTATTAACAAGCTAGTGTGCATCAGCCGAATCATAGATTCATCAATGTTCACAAATCTAGTTTGTGGCAAATACAGACTTTTGTAGTTTAGCTCAGCCCTTCTTAATTGTTGGCTAATTTGCTTTACAAATTAGATATCTAAAATAGCGTGTGCTCAGTTTTTGTAGATAGATTCCACTGGTGCAGCGAATATTAATCCACACTAACCTAATAATGTGTCAAAGACTTAAATGTTCCTGTGAGGCAGGTATAATAATGTGCATTTTTCAGAGAGataaaaaatccaaaattaagaaaattatttatagaatACACACTGGCACAGCTGTGATGACTCTTGACTCTCTAGTACATGCTTTAACAACTAGGTCCTGCTCCATCCCTTTATAGCGCTCTGTGGGGATCTGCTtcaaaaaagcaaaggcaatgaAAATGGATTCCCCCCATCCAAATCTGCTTGAATGACCAAAAGAAGGGTTTTCTGAATACAGAAGGGTTAGTGTTTTTGAACTCATCATACCTGCTGGAATGCCCAGTTCAGCAGCTTGTATCTGTATGATCTTCTCATTGGATAGCATAGGCTATAACAGGCGTGCATTGTAGCGAAGAAGAAACTGAGGAGTCCAAATTGCTTTCTTGATAACATCCATCTATCCAGCCACTGAGGAAACCTTTTATACTTGGTGCCAAAGTACAGCTGGAAACCAGCAGCTAATATTCCTGGTAAATAAACTAGTGCTAAAAGGGTAATTGAAACCACTGGTAAAACTTTGTTTATGACAAGGATTGGAAttttatagaaaacattttcttttctgcttataaaagGATATATGACATCTCTCATAGAAGTGTAAATAAATGTTACTAGTGAGATCACAGATGCTATCTTCATTGGCAAGTGCCACTTGGGAAACAGATCCTGTGTGCAGTGTTGCTCTGAAGAGTGTTCAAACTCACCAAAATGGTGTGCTTGATGTAAATTAAAAAGCGCGCCTGCTTCTGGTGGATTGGTGACTTGCATATCCGCATTCtggaaaggacagaaaggaaataacaagTGAGTTCAAGAGAGAATTAAAATCATCAGTAATGACAGTATTTGCTGTCATGACTTTTACCTCATAGGGCACTGAAACCATATACAAAAAATACACAATATTAAAGACAAAGTAGCTAGAAAATGTAACATTTCAAGCTGCATAGTCAGCAGTTGAGCAAGGCACTTCTAGCATAGGTTTCTCATTCTTCATTCATTATCTGTGGTGATTTCACAATAGATTTTTAATTCCAGTAAGTTAACTACATTGCAAGGGAAGATGGATTACATTATGTGAACCATCATTATAGCTTCTTATGATATGAGCTACAGACTTAATGATGTAG is part of the Cuculus canorus isolate bCucCan1 chromosome 2, bCucCan1.pri, whole genome shotgun sequence genome and harbors:
- the STEAP1 gene encoding metalloreductase STEAP1, giving the protein MEKREGDSHAIDWNAGQSIMPRRNTGNLSNLNADMQVTNPPEAGALFNLHQAHHFGEFEHSSEQHCTQDLFPKWHLPMKIASVISLVTFIYTSMRDVIYPFISRKENVFYKIPILVINKVLPVVSITLLALVYLPGILAAGFQLYFGTKYKRFPQWLDRWMLSRKQFGLLSFFFATMHACYSLCYPMRRSYRYKLLNWAFQQVKQKKENAWIEHDVWRMEIYVSLGILGLALLALLAITSIPSVSHALTWREFHYIQSKMGYLALLLCTVHALVFAWNKWVDVNQFIWYTPPSFMVAVFLPIVVLLCKCVLLLPCFRKRIKKIRCGWEANTQTNQTSMTSRL